A part of bacterium genomic DNA contains:
- a CDS encoding M13 family metallopeptidase has translation MMRRKTGMKAGAVLLAMMMMMAACRQAQHEAATLPAKPVDPANLDTTVAPGQDFFRYANGKWLDQNPVPAAYGSWTSFHELNLKNEQVLHEILAEAAKNTNAPRGSNLQKIGDFYATGMDSTKIEAQGLQPIAADLARLAALQSRQELERELAWFHLQAVPALFVFDSGDDDKNSTQVIAQIYQGGLGLPDRDYYFNQDERTRQIRAAYVQHVAAMLRLAGDDSATAAAGAQAVMAIETRLAKFSSTNVELRDSEKNYNKFSAEKLATLAPAFDWQSYFTELGIPEPGEINVGQPKFLSGAAALLDSVALSDWKTYLRWHLLAEAAPALSAAFVNENFEFYGTTLTGAKELRPRWRRVKEVIDNLMGEALGELYVARRFSPEAKTRAQAMVDTLLAAYGERLRKLDWMDDATRQAALKKLSTFGVKIGYPEVWRDYSALAIDRSSYFENLKRAVQFERRRQLGKIGKPIDRSEWEMSPPTVNAYYRPTRNEIVFPAGILQPPFFEASADAAVNYGGIGAVIGHEITHGFDDEGSKYDAEGNLRSWWSPAVRKQFEARAQRLVEHFNGYVAIDTLHVNGKLTLGENIADLGGLCIAYDGLQRALAGKPRPLIDGFTPEQRFFLNWAQVWRINYRPESLRLQVLTNVHAPGNFRVLGPLSNMPEFHAAFNVKPEQAMYLPAEKLARIW, from the coding sequence ATGATGCGACGCAAGACAGGGATGAAAGCCGGCGCAGTGTTGTTGGCAATGATGATGATGATGGCGGCGTGCCGGCAGGCGCAACATGAAGCCGCGACGCTTCCGGCCAAGCCGGTCGACCCGGCCAACCTCGATACCACGGTTGCGCCGGGGCAGGATTTCTTTCGTTATGCCAACGGCAAGTGGCTGGACCAGAACCCCGTGCCGGCAGCCTACGGCTCCTGGACGAGTTTTCATGAGCTGAATTTGAAGAACGAACAAGTGTTGCACGAGATTTTGGCAGAGGCGGCCAAAAACACCAACGCGCCGCGCGGCAGTAATCTGCAGAAGATCGGCGATTTTTACGCCACCGGCATGGACTCCACAAAAATCGAAGCCCAGGGGCTGCAGCCAATTGCCGCGGACTTGGCGCGGCTGGCAGCCCTGCAATCACGCCAGGAGCTGGAGCGCGAGCTGGCCTGGTTTCATCTGCAGGCAGTGCCGGCCCTGTTTGTTTTCGATTCCGGCGATGACGACAAGAATAGCACACAAGTGATCGCGCAAATCTATCAAGGCGGCTTGGGCCTGCCCGACCGTGACTATTACTTCAATCAGGATGAGCGCACGCGGCAGATCCGCGCGGCCTATGTGCAACACGTCGCCGCCATGTTGCGTCTGGCAGGCGATGACTCCGCGACTGCGGCTGCGGGCGCGCAGGCGGTGATGGCGATCGAAACCCGCCTGGCGAAATTCTCCTCGACCAATGTCGAGCTGCGCGATTCGGAGAAGAACTATAACAAATTCTCCGCGGAAAAACTGGCAACGCTTGCGCCTGCTTTTGATTGGCAGAGCTACTTCACCGAATTGGGCATTCCAGAGCCTGGTGAAATCAACGTCGGCCAACCCAAGTTTTTGTCGGGGGCAGCCGCGCTGCTCGATTCCGTGGCGCTCTCCGATTGGAAAACCTACTTGCGCTGGCATCTGCTCGCTGAGGCGGCACCGGCTCTGAGCGCGGCCTTTGTGAATGAGAACTTCGAATTCTACGGCACGACGCTGACCGGCGCCAAGGAGTTGCGGCCGCGCTGGCGCCGCGTGAAGGAGGTGATCGACAATCTGATGGGGGAGGCGCTCGGCGAGCTGTATGTCGCGCGGCGCTTCAGTCCGGAAGCGAAAACCCGCGCCCAGGCGATGGTGGACACCCTGCTCGCGGCATATGGCGAACGCCTGCGCAAGCTCGATTGGATGGACGACGCCACGCGGCAGGCGGCGCTCAAGAAGCTCTCCACCTTCGGCGTGAAGATCGGCTACCCCGAGGTCTGGCGCGACTATTCCGCGCTGGCAATCGATCGTTCCTCATACTTCGAGAATTTGAAACGCGCCGTGCAGTTCGAACGGCGCCGGCAGCTCGGCAAGATCGGCAAGCCCATCGACCGCAGCGAGTGGGAGATGTCGCCGCCCACCGTGAATGCCTACTATCGTCCCACGCGCAATGAAATCGTTTTTCCCGCCGGCATTCTGCAGCCGCCGTTCTTCGAGGCCAGCGCCGATGCGGCGGTCAATTACGGCGGCATCGGCGCAGTGATCGGTCATGAAATCACCCACGGCTTCGATGATGAAGGCAGCAAGTATGATGCAGAAGGCAACCTGAGATCCTGGTGGTCGCCGGCGGTGCGCAAGCAATTCGAAGCGCGGGCGCAGCGGCTGGTCGAGCATTTCAACGGCTACGTGGCGATCGACACGCTGCACGTGAACGGCAAGCTGACACTGGGCGAGAACATCGCCGACCTGGGCGGATTGTGCATCGCCTACGACGGCCTGCAAAGGGCGCTCGCCGGCAAGCCACGGCCGCTGATCGACGGCTTCACGCCCGAGCAGCGCTTCTTTCTCAATTGGGCGCAGGTTTGGCGTATCAACTACCGTCCGGAAAGCCTGCGGCTGCAGGTGCTCACCAACGTGCACGCGCCCGGCAACTTCCGCGTGCTCGGCCCGCTTTCCAACATGCCCGAATTTCATGCGGCCTTCAACGTGAAGCCGGAACAGGCCATGTATCTGCCGGCAGAGAAGCTGGCCAGGATTTGGTAA